One stretch of Girardinichthys multiradiatus isolate DD_20200921_A chromosome 2, DD_fGirMul_XY1, whole genome shotgun sequence DNA includes these proteins:
- the wu:fa25f02 gene encoding uncharacterized protein C11orf24 homolog has product MNLGSLMLQLTSSVSVHLLCFLLLLSSLSLTAPMSDQVSPAWLNTVESNCSAGCIQTSGQKTEANLNKSNELHIKLNESHQEKFVRNLTSSSNLTKVLFSQPHQSSSTSPTILKLGSLTSQSSPSEVDAVRATPPRPPFMSVLPNQSADNGSTISPFPSAPTEPVGTSQTVLEATQMTFAALPFKTLAEMTLSTPLSPKTPATSQSTTSKTVNNPPTTVKVITTILPTGQKRPSSSVGPTMRSSTRKAVVSPTSLSTEATAVPLSRTTASGSPTKSSASATRVAVVEVAGAALTWQLVDTASLLAVLLFGLLFFLVTVAVFVTQAYESYKRKDYTQVDYLINGMYSDSGV; this is encoded by the exons ATGAACCTTGGTTCTTTGATGCTCCAGCTGACCTCATCAGTGAGTGTTCACCTCCTCTGCTTCCTACTGCTCCTCTCCAGCCTCTCCCTCACAGCACCCATGTCAGATCAAGTTTCTCCAGCCTGGCTCAACACTGTAGAGTCCAACTGCTCCGCTGGATGTATACAGACGTCAG GTCAGAAAACTGAGGCAAACCTTAATAAAAGTAATGAACTtcacattaaattaaatgagtCCCACCAGGAGAAGTTTGTTCGTAACTTAACTTCATCCTCCAACCTGACCAAAGTCCTCTTCAGTCAACCTCACCAGTCGTCATCCACCTCTCCAACGATTCTGAAGCTAGGATCTTTAACCAGCCAGAGTTCACCTTCAGAGGTAGACGCTGTGAGAGCAACTCCTCCTCGTCCTCCTTTCATGTCTGTCTTACCCAATCAGTCTGCAGATAATGGTTCCACTATAAGCCCGTTTCCATCAGCTCCAACAGAACCTGTTGGGACCTCTCAAACAGTTTTAGAAGCAACTCAGATGACTTTTGCAGCTCTGCCCTTCAAAACACTAGCAGAAATGACACTATCTACACCTCTGTCCCCCAAAACACCAGCTACTTCACAATCTACAACATCAAAAACAGTTAACAACCCTCCAACAACTGTAAAAGTGATAACTACCATTTTGCCCACAGGCCAAAAACGTCCATCATCATCTGTGGGACCCACAATGCGGTCTAGTACCAGGAAAGCAGTGGTTTCACCTACTTCTTTAAGCACAGAAGCTACAGCCGTTCCTCTTAGCAGAACCACTGCTTCTGGCAGCCCCACTAAATCCTCTGCTTCTGCAACAAGGGTTGCTGTGGTAGAAGTTGCTGGAGCGGCTCTGACCTGGCAGCTGGTGGACACAGCCTCTTTACTGGCTGTCCTGCTCTTTGGCCTGCTCTTCTTCCTGGTCACAGTGGCAGTGTTTGTCACGCAGGCATACGAGAGCTACAAGAGGAAGGACTACACACAAGTCGACTACCTGATCAATGGCATGTACAGTGACTCTGGAGTGTGA